A genomic region of uncultured Acidilobus sp. JCHS contains the following coding sequences:
- a CDS encoding Succinate dehydrogenase/Fumarate reductase transmembrane subunit, which yields MAGRASSIQLWQYITAILMIGLLSFHLLQRVPWIWGAPTIDQTLTSSWVYHDYVSYGWALLLLAYVALFHGLNGVRGMLLELHQGKLYETTINVLFWIVFLVFAAIATVTVVKLPPLP from the coding sequence ATGGCTGGTAGGGCCTCAAGTATTCAGCTCTGGCAGTACATAACTGCTATACTCATGATCGGGCTGCTCAGCTTCCACCTGCTCCAGAGGGTCCCATGGATATGGGGCGCGCCCACCATAGACCAGACGCTCACGTCCTCCTGGGTCTACCATGACTACGTCTCCTACGGCTGGGCCCTGCTCCTGCTGGCCTACGTGGCCCTGTTCCACGGCCTCAACGGGGTAAGGGGGATGCTGCTTGAGCTTCACCAGGGAAAGCTCTACGAGACGACCATCAACGTGCTGTTCTGGATAGTCTTCTTAGTGTTCGCCGCCATAGCCACCGTCACGGTGGTCAAGCTTCCGCCTCTCCCATGA
- a CDS encoding putative Zn-dependent protease (putative Zn-dependent protease and their inactivated homologs), whose amino-acid sequence MQEVLVEAERLGAEFADLRYYRARTLAVTASESREVVNNYGVSEGYALRVLVRGAWGYLTANRELRASDAHDAVRSSPGQGGVRVALLKPKVDRVTVPVKHPLTKSPDEVMEDARRLRDQVLKADQRVRAVTVSYSQVELSKGYWSTDGRDLEMSYTISRLSITATAREGDVVASAYSSVSTYTGYAFEAFDVNELAETVLKRLRGQLRGVTVRPGEYTVVLGPEVSGVFAHEALGHLAEADLATEGILGRLRGKRIAREFVNVSDSPSLDHPMAIGLTPYDDEGVEGREVKIIEGGVVKEFMNDRTYAASLGEQPTGNGRAEDFRSSVIIRMRNTYFKSGSLRLDELLRDVKEGYLMLSVMGGQTSPDGTFQFGVQEGYHVVNGEVKEPIRGAGIAGYTIETISNIDAVSRDFDVRPGVCGKSGQSVFVGTGGPYVRVSRLKVG is encoded by the coding sequence TTGCAGGAGGTCCTCGTGGAGGCCGAGAGGCTGGGCGCAGAGTTCGCCGACCTGAGGTATTATAGGGCCAGGACGCTTGCCGTGACTGCCAGCGAGTCAAGGGAGGTCGTGAACAACTACGGCGTCTCAGAGGGCTACGCCCTAAGGGTCCTCGTCAGGGGGGCCTGGGGCTACCTTACAGCCAACAGGGAGCTGAGGGCCTCAGACGCCCACGACGCCGTAAGGAGCTCTCCTGGCCAGGGAGGCGTGAGGGTGGCCCTGCTTAAGCCTAAGGTCGACAGGGTCACGGTGCCTGTCAAGCACCCCCTGACAAAGTCCCCTGACGAGGTCATGGAGGACGCCAGGAGGCTCAGGGACCAGGTCCTTAAGGCGGACCAGAGGGTCAGGGCGGTCACGGTCTCATACTCTCAGGTGGAGCTCAGCAAGGGCTACTGGAGCACGGACGGCAGGGACCTGGAGATGAGCTACACTATCTCCAGGCTCTCCATAACGGCCACCGCGAGGGAAGGGGACGTAGTGGCCAGCGCCTACTCGTCGGTCTCGACCTACACGGGCTACGCCTTCGAGGCCTTTGACGTCAACGAGCTGGCCGAGACCGTGCTCAAGAGGCTGAGGGGCCAGCTGAGGGGTGTGACGGTGAGGCCCGGCGAGTACACGGTGGTCCTGGGCCCTGAGGTCTCAGGCGTGTTCGCCCACGAGGCCCTCGGGCACCTGGCCGAGGCCGACCTGGCGACAGAGGGCATACTGGGCAGGCTGAGGGGGAAGAGGATAGCGAGGGAGTTCGTCAATGTCTCCGACTCGCCCTCCCTTGACCACCCCATGGCTATAGGCCTCACGCCGTATGACGATGAGGGCGTTGAGGGGAGGGAGGTCAAGATAATAGAGGGGGGCGTGGTCAAGGAGTTCATGAATGACAGGACCTACGCGGCCTCCCTCGGCGAGCAGCCGACCGGGAACGGGAGAGCTGAGGACTTCAGGAGCAGCGTCATAATAAGGATGAGGAACACCTACTTCAAGTCTGGTAGCCTAAGGCTTGACGAGCTGCTCAGGGACGTGAAGGAGGGCTACCTCATGCTCTCGGTCATGGGCGGCCAGACGAGCCCCGACGGGACGTTCCAGTTTGGGGTCCAGGAGGGCTACCACGTTGTAAACGGCGAGGTCAAGGAGCCCATAAGGGGGGCTGGCATAGCCGGCTACACCATAGAGACCATCTCAAACATAGACGCCGTCTCGAGGGACTTCGACGTGAGGCCCGGGGTTTGCGGCAAGTCAGGGCAGAGCGTTTTCGTCGGCACAGGGGGGCCTTACGTGAGGGTCTCCAGGCTGAAGGTGGGGTGA
- a CDS encoding succinate dehydrogenase and fumarate reductase iron-sulfur protein yields MDIEAARRVPPQQVIVRVRRYDPEAKRMWWQEYKIEAHRGMTVLDALLKIKEEQDHTLVLRYSCRQGICGSCGVVVNGTPRLACQTQLTEVVSEANPVMTVEPLYNFPVIRDLMTDFMDFFNKHRSVKPYLIRKDKEEQESPKGQYDMSPDEYFQMYQYTNCIYCGLCYAACPVVAADPQFLGPQALMYAFRFINDVRDEGWAERFLIVDTEHGCHRCHFAASCSAVCPKAVDPAGAIQMLRSKLFKYRMGLYKRRVSKIIGPPPEKGERIPLPPEAETLPGVDLKKVEQEPVVIKLPEE; encoded by the coding sequence ATGGACATAGAGGCCGCGAGGAGGGTTCCACCCCAACAGGTCATCGTGAGGGTAAGGAGGTACGACCCTGAGGCCAAGAGGATGTGGTGGCAGGAGTACAAGATAGAAGCCCATAGGGGCATGACTGTTCTCGACGCGCTGCTCAAGATAAAGGAGGAGCAGGACCACACGCTGGTGCTGAGGTACAGCTGCAGGCAGGGCATATGCGGCAGCTGCGGGGTAGTGGTCAACGGAACCCCGAGGCTTGCGTGCCAGACGCAGCTGACAGAGGTGGTCAGCGAGGCCAACCCAGTTATGACGGTTGAGCCGCTTTACAACTTCCCAGTGATAAGGGACCTGATGACTGACTTCATGGACTTCTTCAACAAGCACAGGAGCGTCAAGCCGTACCTCATAAGGAAGGACAAGGAGGAGCAGGAGAGCCCCAAGGGACAGTACGACATGAGCCCAGACGAGTACTTCCAGATGTACCAGTACACTAACTGCATCTATTGCGGCCTCTGCTACGCTGCCTGCCCAGTTGTAGCGGCTGACCCCCAGTTCCTTGGGCCTCAGGCGCTGATGTACGCGTTCAGGTTCATAAATGACGTAAGGGACGAGGGCTGGGCCGAGAGGTTCCTCATAGTTGACACCGAGCACGGCTGCCACAGGTGCCACTTCGCTGCTTCATGCAGCGCTGTCTGCCCTAAGGCTGTTGACCCTGCTGGCGCCATACAGATGCTGAGGAGCAAGCTGTTCAAGTACAGGATGGGCCTCTACAAGAGAAGGGTCAGCAAGATCATAGGGCCGCCGCCGGAGAAGGGCGAGAGGATACCGCTGCCGCCCGAGGCCGAGACGTTGCCTGGCGTGGACCTGAAGAAGGTAGAGCAGGAGCCTGTCGTTATAAAGTTGCCAGAGGAGTGA
- a CDS encoding Succinate dehydrogenase/fumarate reductase, cytochrome b subunit, producing MAEGRRDPEELPNRPGFWRSSLNPWTVRTRDNPERVAFVLHRVTGFIILAFLLAHIIETDSPVWSLYFPYGGLSGWALWNHIMAIESGLAFRIGEFIVAGAVLFHAPNGVRLLLTEFFGVGVGRPGDPRPPYVPGTFRAAQRQWLYAVFVVWIVLWLIAGVIIFS from the coding sequence TTGGCAGAGGGCAGGAGGGACCCGGAGGAGCTACCTAACAGGCCTGGCTTCTGGAGGTCGAGCTTGAACCCGTGGACGGTCAGGACCAGGGACAACCCCGAGAGGGTCGCCTTCGTGCTCCACAGGGTGACGGGCTTCATAATACTGGCCTTCCTGCTGGCCCACATAATTGAGACCGACTCGCCCGTCTGGTCCCTGTACTTCCCATATGGCGGGCTCTCGGGCTGGGCGCTGTGGAACCACATAATGGCGATAGAGTCGGGCCTGGCGTTCAGGATAGGCGAGTTCATAGTGGCCGGCGCCGTGCTCTTCCACGCCCCTAACGGGGTCAGGTTGCTCCTGACCGAGTTCTTCGGGGTAGGGGTTGGGAGGCCCGGCGACCCGAGGCCGCCTTATGTGCCTGGCACGTTCAGGGCGGCCCAGCGCCAGTGGCTTTACGCAGTTTTTGTCGTCTGGATAGTACTGTGGCTCATAGCTGGGGTGATAATATTCTCGTGA
- a CDS encoding succinate dehydrogenase or fumarate reductase, flavoprotein subunitGram-negative/mitochondrial subgroup → MPVETIYHDVVVVGSGIAGLRAAVELKRRYGDKLNVGIISKVQLMRSHSVAAEGGTAAALYPQEGDSFTLHAWDTIKGSDFLADQDVVWNFVKLMPEEILLLDHWGMPWSRRPDGRIMQRPFGGHTFPRTTMAADRLGHAAMRTLYNKLLQYDGWERYDEWFVTDFIIENNTYKGLFAINLKDGKLYMFRSKAAIIAMGGLGRLYPFTTYAHTVTGDGMAAAYRAGLAIKDPEMVQFHPTGLVPNGILITEGARGEGAILKNKNGERFMARYAPKFLDLAPRDVVSRAIYTEYLQGRAFIDEASGMPYVQLDMTHLGEEKINEKLPNIREIGIRYVGIDPVEEPLPVFPAAHYHMGGIATDIYYRVMTPDGKWVKGLFAAGEAAAASVHGANRLGGNATAECLVSGRITGMLAGEYALKVGEPSSPEPGVAKKEEDFVWGLLKRESGTPSYQVKKRMHDIMMKDFYVFRDGTNMSEGLSELLKLRDSFLTSVYIEDKDTIYNTDLVAALETYNMLQDAVIVAAAALNRTESRGAHYRTDYPKRDDVNWLKHTIAVKDVSTNLGVSFTYQPVTLTTWKPVERKY, encoded by the coding sequence TTGCCGGTTGAGACCATATATCATGACGTAGTTGTCGTGGGCTCCGGCATAGCGGGTCTCAGGGCCGCCGTCGAGCTGAAGAGAAGGTACGGCGACAAGCTTAACGTGGGTATTATAAGCAAGGTCCAACTGATGAGGAGCCACAGCGTGGCCGCCGAGGGCGGCACGGCGGCGGCCCTCTACCCTCAGGAGGGCGACAGCTTCACCCTGCACGCCTGGGACACGATAAAGGGGTCTGACTTCCTTGCTGACCAGGACGTGGTCTGGAACTTCGTTAAGCTCATGCCTGAGGAGATACTGCTGCTGGACCACTGGGGCATGCCGTGGAGCCGCAGGCCTGACGGAAGGATAATGCAGAGGCCCTTCGGGGGCCACACCTTCCCAAGGACTACTATGGCTGCCGACAGGCTCGGGCACGCAGCTATGAGGACCCTTTACAACAAGCTGCTCCAGTACGACGGCTGGGAGAGGTATGACGAGTGGTTCGTCACGGACTTCATAATTGAGAACAACACCTACAAGGGCCTCTTCGCCATAAACCTCAAGGACGGCAAGCTGTACATGTTCAGGAGCAAGGCAGCCATAATAGCAATGGGAGGCCTGGGCAGGCTCTACCCGTTCACGACCTACGCCCACACGGTGACAGGAGACGGGATGGCGGCGGCCTACAGGGCCGGCCTTGCGATAAAGGACCCAGAGATGGTCCAGTTCCACCCAACCGGCCTGGTGCCCAACGGCATCCTGATAACCGAGGGCGCCAGGGGGGAGGGCGCCATACTTAAGAACAAGAACGGGGAGAGGTTCATGGCGAGGTACGCGCCGAAGTTCCTCGACCTGGCCCCAAGGGATGTGGTCTCCAGGGCGATATACACGGAGTACCTGCAGGGCAGGGCGTTCATAGATGAGGCCTCAGGCATGCCATACGTCCAGCTTGACATGACTCACCTGGGCGAGGAGAAGATCAACGAGAAGCTGCCGAACATTAGGGAGATAGGGATAAGGTACGTCGGCATAGACCCCGTCGAGGAGCCTCTGCCCGTGTTCCCGGCAGCGCACTACCACATGGGGGGCATAGCAACGGACATATACTATCGCGTTATGACGCCAGACGGCAAGTGGGTCAAGGGGCTCTTCGCCGCAGGCGAGGCGGCCGCGGCCTCGGTGCACGGGGCCAACAGGCTCGGGGGAAACGCCACGGCGGAGTGCCTCGTGAGCGGAAGGATAACTGGGATGTTGGCCGGCGAGTATGCCCTCAAGGTAGGCGAGCCCTCAAGCCCGGAGCCTGGCGTGGCCAAGAAGGAGGAGGACTTCGTCTGGGGGCTCCTGAAGAGGGAGAGCGGCACCCCCTCGTACCAGGTGAAGAAGCGGATGCACGACATAATGATGAAGGACTTCTACGTCTTCAGGGACGGCACCAACATGAGCGAGGGCCTCTCAGAGCTCCTCAAGCTCAGGGACTCCTTCCTGACGTCGGTTTACATCGAGGACAAGGACACCATTTACAACACGGACCTGGTGGCCGCCCTGGAGACGTACAACATGCTCCAGGACGCCGTGATCGTCGCGGCGGCAGCCCTCAACAGGACCGAGAGCAGGGGCGCCCACTACAGGACCGACTACCCCAAGAGGGACGACGTGAACTGGCTCAAGCACACAATTGCGGTAAAGGACGTAAGTACGAACCTCGGCGTCTCATTTACATACCAGCCCGTGACGCTCACTACCTGGAAGCCTGTGGAGAGGAAGTACTGA
- a CDS encoding Ribbon-helix-helix protein, copG family, whose amino-acid sequence MSRMRVLSFKVEDDLLELLEEYARRRNIPKSEVIRRALRQYINSDKDRPYVGKYIKIYS is encoded by the coding sequence GTGTCCAGGATGAGGGTGCTGAGCTTCAAGGTCGAGGATGACCTGCTCGAGCTCTTAGAGGAGTACGCCAGGAGGAGGAACATACCCAAGTCAGAGGTGATAAGGAGGGCCCTGAGGCAGTACATAAACTCTGACAAGGACAGGCCCTACGTGGGGAAGTACATAAAAATATACTCCTGA
- a CDS encoding glycine cleavage system H protein, whose amino-acid sequence MARYTVSLGKVSFIVDDSLLYTETDEWVRVEGSRVRVGITDYAQKQLKDVVGVDLPKVGQEVNEGMDLAVLESVKATAEIYSPVTGKVVEVNERLLDEPELINKEPYEGGWIAVIEPAGPLDKSKLLDHRAYVESVKKRLS is encoded by the coding sequence GTGGCCAGGTACACGGTCAGCCTGGGCAAGGTGTCTTTCATTGTTGACGACTCCCTGCTCTACACGGAGACCGACGAGTGGGTGAGGGTAGAGGGCAGCAGGGTCAGGGTAGGCATAACTGACTACGCCCAGAAGCAGCTGAAGGACGTAGTTGGCGTGGACCTCCCTAAGGTGGGGCAGGAGGTCAACGAGGGCATGGACCTGGCAGTGCTAGAGTCCGTGAAGGCCACGGCCGAGATCTACTCGCCTGTGACGGGCAAGGTGGTAGAGGTCAACGAGAGGCTCCTGGACGAGCCCGAGCTGATAAACAAGGAGCCCTACGAAGGCGGCTGGATAGCTGTAATAGAGCCCGCCGGCCCCCTTGACAAGTCTAAGCTCCTTGACCACAGGGCCTACGTTGAGAGCGTCAAGAAGAGGTTGTCCTAG